In Cedecea neteri, a single genomic region encodes these proteins:
- the fliM gene encoding flagellar motor switch protein FliM: MGDSILSQAEIDALLNGDSENNDEPKARAPGESDIRPYDPNTQRRVVRERLQALEIINERFSRQFRMGLFNLLRRSPDITVGAIRIQPYHEFARNLPVPTNLNLIHLKPLRGTGLFVFSPSLVFIAVDNLFGGDGRFPTKVEGREFTHTEQRVINRMLKLALESYSDAWKAIYPLDVEYVRSEMQVKFTNITTSPNDIVVNTPFHVEIGNLTGEFNICLPFSMIEPLRELLVNPPLENSRQEDQSWRDTLVRQVQHSELELVANFADIPLRLSQILKLKPGDVLPIEKPDRIIAHVDGVPVLTSQYGTINGQYALRVEHLINPILNSLNEEQPK; this comes from the coding sequence TAAACGGCGACAGTGAGAATAACGACGAGCCGAAGGCCAGGGCGCCGGGCGAATCCGATATTCGTCCCTATGACCCGAATACCCAGCGTCGCGTAGTGCGCGAGCGCCTGCAGGCGCTGGAAATTATTAACGAGCGTTTTTCTCGTCAGTTCCGTATGGGGCTGTTTAACCTGCTGCGTCGAAGCCCTGACATCACCGTCGGGGCCATCCGTATCCAGCCTTACCATGAGTTTGCCCGCAACCTGCCGGTGCCAACTAACCTGAACCTGATCCACCTGAAACCGCTGCGCGGCACCGGGCTGTTCGTGTTTTCACCCAGCCTTGTGTTTATTGCGGTAGACAACCTGTTTGGCGGGGATGGCCGCTTCCCAACGAAAGTGGAAGGCCGGGAGTTTACCCACACCGAACAGCGCGTGATCAACCGTATGCTGAAGCTGGCGCTGGAATCCTACAGCGATGCGTGGAAGGCGATTTATCCGCTGGACGTGGAATACGTTCGTTCGGAAATGCAGGTCAAATTTACCAATATCACCACGTCGCCTAACGACATCGTGGTTAACACCCCGTTCCACGTCGAAATTGGCAACCTGACCGGTGAGTTCAACATCTGTCTGCCGTTCAGCATGATTGAACCGCTGCGCGAGCTGCTGGTGAACCCTCCGCTGGAGAACTCCCGTCAGGAAGATCAAAGCTGGCGCGACACCCTGGTGCGCCAGGTGCAGCATTCCGAGCTGGAATTGGTGGCGAATTTCGCCGATATTCCGCTTCGGTTGTCCCAAATCCTAAAACTGAAACCTGGCGATGTGCTGCCCATCGAAAAGCCAGATCGTATTATCGCGCACGTAGACGGCGTACCGGTTCTGACCAGTCAGTACGGTACGATCAACGGCCAGTATGCCCTGCGCGTAGAACATTTGATCAACCCGATATTGAATTCGCTGAATGAGGAACAGCCCAAATGA
- the fliN gene encoding flagellar motor switch protein FliN, producing MSDINQPSDDNAGSVDDLWADALNEQKSSGKSTADNVFRALEGNDIAGNVQDIDLIMDIPVKLTVELGRTRMTIKELLRLTQGSVVALDGLAGEPLDILINGYLIAQGEVVVVADKYGVRITDIITPSERMRRLSR from the coding sequence ATGAGTGATATTAATCAACCGTCCGATGACAATGCAGGCTCAGTGGACGATCTGTGGGCTGATGCGTTAAACGAGCAGAAAAGTTCCGGGAAAAGTACCGCGGATAACGTCTTCCGCGCGCTGGAAGGTAATGATATTGCCGGCAATGTGCAGGATATCGACCTGATCATGGACATTCCGGTCAAGCTGACCGTCGAACTGGGCCGTACCCGTATGACCATCAAAGAGCTGCTGCGCCTGACGCAGGGTTCCGTGGTCGCGCTTGACGGACTGGCCGGCGAGCCGCTGGATATTCTGATCAACGGTTACCTGATTGCCCAGGGTGAAGTGGTTGTCGTCGCCGACAAATACGGCGTGCGAATTACCGACATCATCACCCCATCAGAACGTATGCGTCGCCTGAGCCGCTAA
- the fliO gene encoding flagellar biosynthetic protein FliO, producing MTTQATVTQPSVNASSPLVQVSGALAGIVIFILVAAWLAKRFGFHGAGVGVKKSLNISASVSVGPRERVVVVDVEDARLVLGVTASQITHLHTLPPAPVSEAVEKPPAPADFQKLMKNLLKRNGKD from the coding sequence ATGACAACCCAGGCCACCGTCACTCAGCCCAGCGTCAACGCCAGCTCACCGCTAGTTCAGGTGAGCGGAGCATTGGCCGGCATTGTTATTTTTATTCTGGTGGCCGCCTGGCTGGCAAAGCGCTTTGGTTTTCACGGCGCGGGCGTCGGCGTAAAGAAGTCGCTGAACATTAGCGCCAGCGTGAGCGTAGGCCCGCGCGAGCGCGTGGTGGTGGTTGACGTCGAAGACGCTCGTCTGGTCCTCGGTGTCACCGCCAGCCAAATCACGCACCTGCACACGCTGCCTCCAGCGCCGGTCTCGGAGGCGGTTGAAAAACCCCCTGCGCCCGCCGATTTCCAGAAACTGATGAAGAACCTGCTTAAACGTAACGGGAAAGATTGA
- the fliP gene encoding flagellar type III secretion system pore protein FliP (The bacterial flagellar biogenesis protein FliP forms a type III secretion system (T3SS)-type pore required for flagellar assembly.): MKRLLTLSLPGLFLLLPAAAFAQLPGLISQPLANGGQSWSLPVQTLVFITSLTFLPAILLMMTSFTRIIIVFGLLRNALGTPSAPPNQVLVGLALFLTFFIMSPVFDKIYTDAYQPFSEDKISMEVAMDKGAQPLREFMLRQTREADLALFARLANTQPLQGPEAVPMRILLPAYVTSELKTAFQIGFTVFIPFLIIDLVIASVLMALGMMMVPPATIALPFKLMLFVLVDGWQLLVGSLAQSFYS, translated from the coding sequence ATGAAACGTTTGCTGACGCTCTCGTTACCGGGCCTATTTTTGCTCCTCCCTGCGGCCGCCTTCGCACAATTACCGGGCCTGATAAGCCAGCCTCTCGCTAACGGCGGGCAAAGCTGGTCCTTGCCGGTGCAGACGCTGGTCTTTATTACCTCCCTGACCTTCCTGCCGGCCATTTTGCTGATGATGACCAGCTTTACGCGCATCATCATCGTTTTTGGCCTGCTCCGTAACGCCCTGGGCACGCCGTCCGCACCGCCTAACCAGGTGCTGGTTGGTCTGGCGTTGTTTTTGACCTTTTTTATTATGTCGCCGGTGTTCGACAAAATTTATACCGACGCCTACCAGCCTTTCAGCGAAGATAAGATCTCGATGGAAGTGGCGATGGATAAAGGCGCTCAGCCGCTGCGCGAGTTTATGCTGCGCCAGACCCGTGAAGCCGATCTGGCCCTGTTTGCACGCCTGGCGAATACGCAACCGCTGCAGGGGCCGGAAGCCGTGCCAATGCGTATCCTGCTGCCTGCCTATGTCACCAGCGAGTTGAAAACTGCGTTCCAGATTGGTTTTACCGTATTTATCCCGTTCCTGATTATCGACCTCGTAATCGCCAGCGTCCTGATGGCGCTCGGGATGATGATGGTTCCCCCCGCGACAATTGCCCTGCCCTTTAAGCTGATGCTTTTCGTGCTGGTCGACGGCTGGCAGCTGTTGGTGGGTTCATTAGCGCAAAGTTTTTACAGCTAG
- the fliQ gene encoding flagellar biosynthesis protein FliQ translates to MTPESVMMMGTEAMKVALALAAPLLLVALISGLVISLLQAATQINEMTLSFIPKILAVFVTIVIAGPWMLNLLLDYMRSLLTNLPNTIG, encoded by the coding sequence ATGACGCCAGAATCGGTCATGATGATGGGCACCGAAGCGATGAAGGTGGCCCTTGCCCTTGCGGCCCCGCTGCTGCTGGTTGCGCTGATAAGCGGCCTGGTCATTAGCCTGCTGCAGGCAGCGACGCAGATCAACGAAATGACGCTGTCGTTTATTCCAAAAATTCTGGCCGTGTTCGTGACTATCGTTATTGCCGGGCCGTGGATGCTTAACCTGCTGCTGGATTACATGCGTTCCCTGCTGACCAATCTGCCGAACACCATTGGATGA
- the fliR gene encoding flagellar biosynthetic protein FliR: protein MIHVDSTQWLHWLSLYFWPLLRVLALIMTAPILSERSIPKRVKLGLGLMITFIIAPSLPATGVTIFSAAGFWLAIQQILIGVALGFTMQFAFAAVRTAGEIVGLQMGLSFATFFDPGSRLNMPVLARFLDILAMLLFLTFNGHLWLISMLVDTFHTLPIGGNPINSNAFMALTRAGGLIFLNGLMLALPLITLLLTLNIALGLLNRMAPQLSVFVIGFPVTLSIGMLIFMVMMPLIAPFTEHLFGEIFDLLADIVSEIPAN from the coding sequence ATGATCCACGTTGACAGCACCCAGTGGCTTCACTGGTTAAGCCTTTATTTTTGGCCGCTGCTGCGCGTGCTGGCGCTGATCATGACGGCCCCGATCCTGAGCGAGCGCTCGATTCCCAAGCGGGTCAAGCTCGGGCTGGGGTTGATGATCACTTTCATCATCGCGCCTTCTTTACCGGCAACCGGGGTAACAATTTTTTCCGCCGCCGGTTTCTGGCTTGCAATACAACAAATTCTTATCGGTGTGGCGCTGGGCTTTACGATGCAGTTTGCCTTTGCTGCCGTGCGTACCGCCGGGGAAATTGTCGGCCTGCAAATGGGGCTTTCTTTCGCGACCTTCTTCGATCCCGGTAGCCGCCTCAATATGCCGGTGCTGGCCCGTTTTCTTGATATTCTGGCGATGCTGCTGTTCCTGACCTTTAACGGTCATTTATGGCTGATTTCGATGCTGGTCGATACTTTTCATACCCTGCCCATCGGCGGCAATCCGATAAACAGTAACGCATTTATGGCGCTGACCCGGGCAGGCGGCCTGATCTTTCTCAATGGCCTGATGCTGGCGCTGCCGTTAATCACTTTGTTACTGACGCTTAACATCGCGCTGGGTCTGTTAAACCGTATGGCACCCCAGCTATCGGTATTTGTTATCGGTTTTCCGGTTACCCTGTCTATCGGCATGCTCATTTTTATGGTAATGATGCCGCTTATCGCCCCCTTTACCGAACATTTATTCGGCGAGATTTTTGATCTGCTCGCGGATATAGTCAGTGAAATCCCCGCAAATTAA
- the rcsA gene encoding transcriptional regulator RcsA, giving the protein MSTIIMDLCSYTRLGLVGYLASRGVRKRHIADVETVEQLAQACQSQAPSVVFINEDCFIHDPESSQRIKQIINQHPGTLFLVFMAIANIHFDEYLLVRENLLISSKSIKPESLDDILSEYLAKNAQCIGHINLPTLSLSRTESSMLKMWMSGQGTIQISDQMNIKAKTVSSHKGNIKRKIKTHNKQVIYHVVRLTDNVTNGIFVNLR; this is encoded by the coding sequence ATGTCAACGATTATTATGGACTTATGCAGCTATACCCGGCTGGGGCTTGTCGGCTACTTAGCCAGCCGCGGGGTTAGAAAACGGCATATTGCAGATGTAGAAACGGTAGAACAACTGGCACAGGCATGCCAGTCTCAGGCACCCAGCGTGGTGTTTATAAACGAAGACTGTTTTATTCATGACCCGGAAAGCAGTCAGCGAATTAAGCAGATCATTAATCAACATCCAGGGACGCTATTTTTAGTCTTTATGGCAATTGCTAATATTCACTTTGATGAATATCTTCTGGTCAGAGAAAATCTGCTGATCAGCTCGAAATCCATCAAGCCAGAATCTTTAGACGATATTTTATCGGAATACTTAGCAAAAAATGCACAATGTATTGGACATATTAATTTGCCGACACTTTCTCTTAGTCGCACAGAGTCCAGCATGCTTAAAATGTGGATGTCAGGACAAGGAACGATTCAAATCTCCGACCAAATGAACATCAAGGCAAAAACCGTTTCGTCGCATAAAGGAAATATAAAACGCAAAATCAAGACCCACAACAAGCAGGTGATATATCATGTAGTCCGCCTCACCGACAACGTCACCAACGGTATTTTTGTTAACCTCCGGTAG
- the lpxO gene encoding lipid A hydroxylase LpxO, with product MVAVIILGIFIISVFYAHSRGVEKQKFSRQLFDHSTFMAPVNMFMTRFSRLPPEQPYFPTSDFPELQKLTDNWEVIREEALRLQGHIKAAESHNDAGFNTFFKRGWKRFYLKWYSDAHPSAHELCPITTKLVSEIPSVKAAMFAELPAGSYLGKHRDPYAGSVRYHLGLATPNDDRCFIEVDRQRHSWRDGEAVIFDETYVHWAENKSEQTRIILFCDIERPMKWRWAQTVNHWVGTTLMSAASSPNSDSDRTGGLNRIFKYVHALRDRGQHLKKRNRKVYYAMKYSVITLIFAAVIVPSVL from the coding sequence ATGGTAGCCGTTATTATTCTTGGTATTTTTATTATCAGCGTCTTCTACGCCCACTCCCGCGGTGTCGAAAAACAGAAGTTTTCCCGCCAGCTTTTTGACCATTCGACCTTTATGGCTCCGGTCAATATGTTCATGACGCGTTTCTCGCGTCTGCCGCCTGAACAGCCGTATTTCCCGACCAGTGACTTCCCGGAACTGCAAAAGCTGACGGACAACTGGGAAGTCATTCGAGAGGAAGCGCTGCGCCTGCAGGGCCACATCAAAGCGGCAGAAAGCCACAACGATGCCGGGTTCAACACATTCTTCAAGCGGGGCTGGAAGCGTTTTTACCTGAAGTGGTACAGCGATGCGCACCCGTCGGCGCATGAGCTTTGCCCAATCACCACCAAGCTGGTTAGCGAAATTCCGTCCGTTAAAGCGGCGATGTTCGCCGAACTCCCGGCAGGATCTTACCTGGGCAAGCACCGTGACCCGTATGCTGGTTCGGTGCGTTATCATCTTGGCCTTGCCACGCCCAACGACGACCGCTGCTTTATTGAGGTCGACCGACAGCGCCACAGCTGGCGCGATGGTGAAGCCGTGATTTTTGACGAAACCTATGTGCACTGGGCAGAAAACAAGAGCGAACAGACCCGAATCATTCTGTTCTGCGATATTGAACGCCCGATGAAATGGCGCTGGGCACAGACTGTTAACCACTGGGTAGGCACCACGCTGATGTCAGCCGCCAGCTCGCCAAATAGCGACAGCGACCGTACCGGCGGGCTGAACCGCATCTTCAAATATGTTCACGCGTTGCGCGACCGCGGGCAACACCTGAAAAAGCGAAACCGTAAGGTGTATTACGCGATGAAATATTCGGTGATTACGCTGATTTTTGCGGCAGTGATTGTGCCAAGCGTGCTGTAA
- the dsrB gene encoding protein DsrB encodes MKINDRVTVKTDGGPRRSGVVLAVEPFNEGTMYLVSLEDYPLGIWFFNESGHPDGIFVESEE; translated from the coding sequence ATGAAAATCAATGATCGGGTGACCGTGAAGACCGATGGCGGCCCGCGGCGTTCGGGCGTCGTTCTGGCGGTGGAGCCGTTTAACGAAGGTACGATGTATCTTGTGTCGCTGGAGGATTATCCGCTGGGGATCTGGTTCTTTAATGAGTCAGGCCACCCGGACGGGATTTTTGTGGAGAGCGAGGAGTAG
- the yodD gene encoding YodD family peroxide/acid resistance protein — translation MKTVKISGSAAHQTTEVDVDALLAAINEISESDIRHASSEEHPQRVSVDGRDWHSYKELADAFELDIRDFSVNEINR, via the coding sequence ATGAAGACCGTGAAAATCAGCGGCAGCGCGGCGCATCAGACAACGGAAGTGGATGTTGACGCACTGCTTGCCGCCATCAACGAAATTAGCGAAAGCGATATCCGGCATGCCAGCAGCGAGGAACACCCGCAGCGAGTGAGCGTGGATGGGCGAGACTGGCATAGCTATAAGGAGCTGGCGGATGCTTTTGAGCTGGATATTCGGGATTTTAGCGTGAACGAAATTAACCGCTAA
- the dgcQ gene encoding cellulose biosynthesis regulator diguanylate cyclase DgcQ: MIGNTFERFISRYKRPQRVVNLCFIVVFLCSTLLTWREVAVLESAYISNQRNSLDNIATALDRQLQHSIDNLLFYRNTMHYALQSPISTDISRQTVADFAVQRTQPYWQIKLDINRGMPINGVSDEFVSHSHVLERDERWLYPELEAALEFSYIMQLADDKRDLQRRVFYASRAGFFLSSTPPENDPGLVSLYYRLIAQPYFGAQSPQNNPGRGLQWTHTYNPGSPNGQIITASVPLDLNQRWYGVLAMDFPVSGMHAFLQELSHDRYEGTVMLFDRHFSLIATAADGAPLGPMFNAKQQAEIARSMESGEEGELRMDSRFVTWAKLMNFDGVLIKVHTLGEGVQGEFGRISIVLTLLWLLFTLMLFISWRVIRRLVSNMLTLQQTLSWRANYDTLTRLYNRGAFFDIAHGMALDCQREDKPFSVIQMDLDFFKGINDRYGHHAGDKVLSHAAALLASSLREEDVAGRVGGEEFCVLLPGTKLPEAAAVAERIRHRINTKELLLQAGQSLKISASFGVSCAHERHDYDFEHLQSIADRRLYKAKQNGRNQVCTQD, from the coding sequence TTGATCGGTAATACATTTGAGCGGTTTATAAGCCGCTATAAAAGACCGCAGCGGGTGGTAAACCTCTGTTTTATCGTCGTGTTTCTTTGCTCAACGCTGCTGACCTGGCGTGAGGTGGCGGTGCTGGAATCCGCCTATATCTCTAACCAGCGTAATAGTCTCGATAATATTGCCACCGCGCTGGACCGGCAGCTGCAGCACAGCATTGATAACCTGCTGTTTTATCGCAACACCATGCACTATGCGCTGCAGTCTCCTATTTCCACCGATATTTCACGTCAGACGGTGGCGGATTTCGCCGTCCAGCGAACGCAGCCTTACTGGCAAATAAAGCTGGATATTAATCGCGGGATGCCGATTAACGGCGTTTCCGACGAGTTTGTCAGCCACAGCCACGTGCTCGAGCGGGATGAGCGCTGGCTTTATCCTGAGCTGGAGGCGGCACTGGAATTCAGCTACATCATGCAGCTTGCCGACGACAAACGAGACTTGCAAAGGCGCGTGTTCTACGCTTCGCGAGCGGGCTTCTTCCTCTCAAGTACGCCGCCGGAAAACGATCCGGGCCTTGTGTCGCTCTATTATCGGCTCATTGCTCAGCCTTATTTTGGCGCCCAGTCGCCGCAAAACAACCCAGGCCGTGGTCTGCAGTGGACGCATACCTATAACCCAGGCAGCCCAAATGGGCAGATTATTACCGCCTCTGTTCCGCTGGATCTTAATCAGCGTTGGTACGGCGTGCTGGCGATGGATTTTCCTGTCAGCGGGATGCATGCATTCCTTCAGGAGCTGTCGCACGATCGCTATGAAGGCACAGTGATGCTGTTTGACAGGCATTTCTCGCTTATTGCCACCGCAGCGGACGGCGCGCCGCTGGGGCCTATGTTTAATGCCAAACAGCAGGCTGAGATTGCCCGATCCATGGAAAGCGGAGAAGAAGGCGAGCTGCGGATGGACAGCCGTTTCGTGACGTGGGCGAAGCTGATGAACTTTGACGGCGTGCTGATCAAAGTGCATACCCTCGGCGAGGGCGTGCAGGGGGAATTTGGTCGAATCAGCATTGTGCTGACGCTGCTCTGGCTACTCTTTACGCTGATGTTGTTCATCTCCTGGCGGGTGATTCGGCGGCTGGTGAGCAATATGTTGACGCTGCAGCAAACGTTAAGCTGGCGCGCAAATTACGATACCCTGACCCGGCTCTACAATCGCGGAGCCTTCTTCGATATCGCCCACGGCATGGCGCTGGACTGCCAGCGCGAGGATAAACCGTTCTCTGTGATCCAGATGGACCTCGATTTCTTCAAAGGCATTAACGATCGCTACGGGCATCACGCCGGCGACAAGGTGTTGTCTCATGCTGCTGCGCTGCTGGCTTCCTCCCTTCGGGAAGAGGATGTTGCCGGGCGCGTGGGCGGGGAAGAGTTCTGCGTGCTGCTGCCGGGCACGAAGCTTCCAGAGGCGGCAGCCGTTGCCGAGCGGATCCGGCACCGTATCAATACCAAAGAGCTGCTTTTGCAGGCCGGGCAGAGCCTTAAAATCAGCGCTTCGTTTGGCGTGAGCTGCGCCCATGAGCGCCATGATTATGATTTTGAACATTTGCAGTCCATTGCCGACCGACGGTTGTACAAGGCGAAGCAGAACGGACGCAACCAGGTTTGCACCCAGGACTGA
- a CDS encoding YodC family protein, with protein sequence MVYVVSDEVRRKNGGPRMIVTGYSSGMVECRWYDGYGVKREAFREDDLAPAETREHQQA encoded by the coding sequence ATGGTTTATGTGGTCAGCGATGAAGTCCGGCGTAAAAACGGTGGTCCGCGCATGATTGTCACGGGTTATTCCAGTGGCATGGTGGAGTGCCGTTGGTACGACGGGTACGGCGTAAAGCGCGAGGCGTTTCGTGAGGATGACCTTGCGCCAGCGGAAACCAGAGAGCATCAGCAGGCGTGA
- a CDS encoding DUF808 domain-containing protein encodes MLAGSSLLTLLDDIATLLDDISVMGKLAAKKTAGVLGDDLSLNAQQVSGLRANRELPVVWSVAKGSFLNKLILVPLALVISAFAPWAITPLLMVGGAFLCFEGVEKVLHSLQARKHKESAEEKQARLEVVAAQDPMAFEKDKVKGAVRTDFILSAEIVAITLGIVAEAPLLNQVLILAGIAILVTIGVYGLVGMIVKIDDLGYWLADKRAALAQAVGKGLLILAPWLMKILTFVGTLAMFLVGGGILVHGVPVLHHGIEQWMGQFGGVVEFAGPTLANLVLGFIAGGIVLLVVNGINHLRGGTSH; translated from the coding sequence ATTTTGGCTGGAAGTAGCTTACTCACTTTGCTCGACGACATCGCCACGCTGCTGGACGACATTTCCGTTATGGGCAAACTCGCGGCAAAAAAAACGGCGGGCGTCCTGGGCGATGACCTCTCGCTGAATGCTCAGCAGGTTTCTGGCCTGCGCGCGAATCGGGAACTGCCCGTGGTCTGGAGCGTGGCAAAGGGCTCGTTTCTCAATAAGCTTATCCTGGTGCCGCTGGCGCTGGTGATCAGCGCCTTTGCGCCCTGGGCAATTACGCCGCTTTTGATGGTGGGCGGGGCGTTTCTCTGTTTTGAAGGTGTGGAAAAGGTGCTGCACAGCCTGCAGGCGAGAAAGCACAAAGAAAGCGCGGAGGAAAAGCAGGCGAGGCTGGAAGTCGTTGCCGCCCAGGACCCGATGGCCTTTGAAAAAGATAAGGTGAAAGGGGCGGTGCGCACGGACTTTATTCTTTCGGCGGAAATCGTCGCCATCACGCTTGGTATTGTGGCGGAAGCGCCGCTGCTGAATCAGGTACTCATCCTGGCGGGTATCGCCATTCTGGTGACTATCGGCGTGTACGGCCTGGTCGGGATGATCGTGAAAATTGACGATCTCGGATACTGGCTGGCGGATAAGCGTGCGGCGCTGGCACAGGCCGTGGGGAAAGGGCTGCTTATTCTTGCTCCCTGGCTAATGAAGATCCTCACGTTTGTCGGGACGCTGGCGATGTTCCTCGTCGGCGGCGGTATCCTGGTGCACGGCGTGCCGGTGCTGCATCACGGTATTGAGCAATGGATGGGGCAGTTTGGCGGCGTGGTTGAGTTTGCCGGCCCGACGCTTGCCAACCTGGTGCTCGGCTTTATTGCGGGCGGGATTGTGCTGCTGGTGGTGAACGGCATAAATCACCTTCGCGGCGGCACTTCACACTAA
- the yedA gene encoding drug/metabolite exporter YedA: MRARSGQLVPLIAALFALYIIWGSTYLALAIGVKTWPPFILAGTRFMLAGSLLMGILLLRGHKLPKLRPTLNAALIGVLLLAVGNGCVTVAEHQHVPSGIAAVMVATVPLFTLCFSRLFGIKTRKLEWLGIAIGLAGIVLLNSGGNLSGNPFGAVLILIGSLSWAFGSVYGSRIELPEGMMAGAVEMLAAGIVALSLAALTGERLTTMPDTSGWLALGYLALFGSMISISAYMYLIRNVSPAVATSYAYVNPVVAVLLGTTFAGENLSAIEWLALGIIIFAVVLVTLGKYLFPAKPVVEACEVEK, from the coding sequence ATGCGAGCTCGTTCTGGTCAATTAGTGCCGCTGATAGCGGCGCTGTTTGCGTTGTACATCATCTGGGGTTCAACCTATTTGGCGCTGGCAATCGGGGTAAAAACCTGGCCGCCGTTTATCCTCGCCGGAACGCGATTTATGCTTGCTGGTTCGCTGCTGATGGGCATTCTGCTGCTTCGCGGCCATAAGCTGCCCAAACTACGCCCGACGCTTAACGCCGCCCTGATCGGCGTGCTTCTGCTGGCCGTCGGCAACGGCTGCGTCACGGTGGCCGAGCACCAGCACGTCCCTTCCGGCATTGCCGCCGTCATGGTCGCCACAGTGCCGCTGTTTACCCTCTGCTTCAGCCGCCTGTTTGGCATTAAAACGCGCAAGCTGGAGTGGCTCGGCATTGCCATTGGTCTTGCTGGTATTGTGCTGCTGAACAGCGGCGGTAATCTCAGTGGCAATCCCTTCGGCGCTGTTTTAATTCTGATTGGCTCCCTGAGCTGGGCGTTTGGGTCGGTTTACGGGTCGCGCATTGAACTGCCCGAAGGCATGATGGCCGGGGCGGTGGAAATGCTGGCGGCCGGGATTGTGGCGCTCAGCCTCGCGGCGCTCACCGGCGAACGGCTGACAACGATGCCGGACACCTCCGGCTGGCTGGCGCTGGGCTATCTCGCGCTGTTTGGCTCGATGATCTCCATCAGCGCCTATATGTACCTGATTCGAAACGTCTCCCCGGCGGTGGCTACCAGCTATGCCTACGTTAACCCGGTGGTGGCCGTGCTGCTGGGCACCACCTTTGCGGGAGAAAACCTGTCGGCGATTGAATGGCTGGCGCTGGGGATCATTATTTTTGCCGTGGTGCTGGTCACGCTGGGGAAATACCTGTTCCCGGCCAAACCGGTGGTTGAGGCATGTGAAGTAGAAAAATAG
- a CDS encoding very short patch repair endonuclease, which produces MADVHSKAIRSKNMRAIATRDTAIEKRLAGLLAECGFSFRVQDAALPGKPDFVVDEYRCVIFTHGCFWHHHDCHLFKVPATRTEFWLEKIGRNVVRDKRDTALLLAQGWRVLIVWECALRGREKMSGRAVCERLEEWICSGGHSAEINVTGIHQRNDSGQQGLAAE; this is translated from the coding sequence ATGGCGGATGTACACAGCAAAGCGATACGCAGTAAAAACATGCGGGCGATTGCCACGCGTGACACCGCCATTGAAAAACGTCTTGCCGGGCTGCTGGCCGAGTGCGGGTTTAGCTTTCGCGTGCAGGATGCCGCGCTGCCCGGCAAACCTGATTTTGTGGTGGATGAATACCGCTGCGTTATCTTTACCCACGGCTGTTTCTGGCATCATCACGACTGCCATCTGTTTAAAGTCCCGGCCACGCGCACCGAGTTCTGGCTGGAAAAGATAGGGCGCAACGTTGTGCGGGATAAGCGAGACACGGCGCTTTTACTGGCGCAGGGCTGGCGGGTTTTAATTGTCTGGGAATGCGCTCTGCGTGGCCGTGAGAAAATGAGCGGCCGGGCGGTATGTGAACGTTTGGAAGAGTGGATTTGCAGCGGCGGGCATAGCGCGGAAATTAACGTGACCGGGATTCATCAGCGAAACGATAGCGGCCAGCAAGGGCTGGCCGCTGAATAG